The following is a genomic window from Marinobacter salsuginis.
GCGCGGTGGCAGCGACGATCAGCGCCGCCTGGCCCGTGGAGCTGCATTGGCATTGCTGCCAGGCAACGGCCAGCGGGACCGCACCCATGAAGCGGAGCAGGCTGTCGCGGAGGAAGCGGAAGCGGCGGTTGGCACAGCCTCTACTGGCTCTGCCGGTGACCCACCTCCGGCCAAAATCATCTCCCAGCCGGTGCGCTCAGGCCAACAGATCCACGCACCGGAAGGCGACCTGGTTATTCTGGCGCCGGTACAGGCAGGCGCCGAAGTGCTGGCGGCAGGCAACATCCATGTTTACGGTCCCCTCCGGGGCCGGGCGCTGGCGGGCATCCATGGGGCAGAATCCGCACGAATTTTCTGCCAATCCCTTGAGGCGGAGCTTGTGTCCATCGCGGGACACTATAAAATCTCCGAAGATCTTCAGGAGAATGGCTGGAAAAGCGCTGTGCAAATCCAGCTCAGGGACGACCTGCTGGTGGTAACGCCACTGGACAAGGCCTGATATTGGAGCTGAATACAATAACTTGACCGGACAATTCGGCAGACACGACGAATCCACCGAGAAACAGGAACAGAACCTTGGCTAGAATTATTGTCGTTACCTCAGGAAAGGGCGGCGTTGGCAAAACCACCACCAGCGCCTCGATCAGCACCGGCCTTGCCAAAC
Proteins encoded in this region:
- the minC gene encoding septum site-determining protein MinC; amino-acid sequence: MSDTATSGVKQGFQLKSASVSMTALELYYFDDGEFEDVLRDKISQAPGFFKDIPLIISLEKYQGLDSELDFFKIIGTCRRNNIHVVGVRGGSDDQRRLARGAALALLPGNGQRDRTHEAEQAVAEEAEAAVGTASTGSAGDPPPAKIISQPVRSGQQIHAPEGDLVILAPVQAGAEVLAAGNIHVYGPLRGRALAGIHGAESARIFCQSLEAELVSIAGHYKISEDLQENGWKSAVQIQLRDDLLVVTPLDKA